Proteins encoded in a region of the Streptomyces sp. NBC_00513 genome:
- a CDS encoding pore-forming ESAT-6 family protein, with protein sequence MAGGGTDRRSYDIGASTEVQGSLGGILSRLETVLGEREAAVKAAMADFQADGVSDEYHGKEQRWDKAAAEVRSIIALLRSTMEKNDGTAHQTLARAKAAVDAIG encoded by the coding sequence ATGGCTGGTGGCGGTACGGATCGGCGGAGTTACGACATCGGCGCCTCGACCGAGGTGCAGGGCTCGTTGGGCGGCATCCTCTCGCGGTTGGAGACGGTGCTCGGTGAGCGTGAGGCGGCGGTGAAGGCGGCGATGGCCGACTTCCAGGCCGACGGCGTGTCGGACGAGTACCACGGCAAGGAGCAGCGCTGGGACAAGGCTGCCGCCGAGGTGCGTTCGATCATCGCGTTGTTGCGCTCCACGATGGAGAAGAACGACGGGACGGCGCATCAGACGCTGGCCCGGGCGAAGGCCGCGGTCGACGCGATCGGCTGA
- a CDS encoding DUF6507 family protein, with the protein MSKWDIKPDGVREVLNKTAEAGGKFEEEFTSYGEGLVGSATSAGTMVLGGTEIPEGGAFGPVAQALQEFQQRTENDVKFLPVRTGKSITGARLATQEYLKGDLEMAKNKQEEYSKAPTPEEMKGPKK; encoded by the coding sequence GTGTCCAAGTGGGACATCAAGCCGGATGGTGTTCGTGAGGTCCTGAACAAGACCGCGGAGGCCGGCGGGAAGTTCGAGGAGGAGTTCACGTCGTACGGCGAGGGCTTGGTGGGCTCCGCGACGTCGGCGGGCACGATGGTCCTGGGTGGGACGGAGATCCCCGAGGGGGGCGCGTTCGGTCCGGTGGCGCAGGCGTTGCAGGAGTTTCAGCAGCGCACGGAGAACGACGTGAAGTTCCTTCCGGTTCGGACGGGCAAGTCGATCACCGGGGCGCGGTTGGCCACGCAGGAGTACCTCAAGGGTGACCTGGAGATGGCGAAGAACAAGCAGGAGGAGTATTCCAAGGCTCCTACTCCGGAAGAGATGAAGGGCCCCAAGAAGTGA